The Zerene cesonia ecotype Mississippi chromosome 29, Zerene_cesonia_1.1, whole genome shotgun sequence genome includes a region encoding these proteins:
- the LOC119838015 gene encoding lateral signaling target protein 2 homolog, translating to MRLLYKTGPMESLRKWFYKPKRDDRSLLAQFFFADDALNMIAAELDSFDGRKDPDRCSTLVNQLRHAQDRVLNITSQIMDQVLGDERVARGFRVKFPEDVLQDNLAGQLWFGAECLAAGSSILNREEESAAMRPLAKALTRSLETVRSLLREQCLRPRGLALQDHDDMLHESLRIFDRLFAEFELCYVSAMVNVKTPHEFEAQQLICVLFSESLRRALKHNLLTQEQVDSYDPALMFAVPRLAIVSGLLIYSSGPLSIDKPPEEMSDMFRPFRTLLHKIRSLLWTLERRELAALERLLCTSGDLAALAALDLPPVEDSSADSCYPDIGEFVSKFYADHAHCKELYTQNSSEPTITDADYLPDNIEVMTPIIDGLRRLNEDIDDASEHDDRDKHTDTASTDTFQTNESIDRSRKISRAETDLSSLRNLSTNGLMMFDPLVINAVAASTSNETPRQIPDQELVTSLNEQVTEIADRLSSIVSEVDILDQMHSYSTNDVPTLTESSEDFFPGPRNEQLSCMPSTSHGYLIPNAISQEPVVLASLSQNNSAVFNQDDASEIGNNDLPLIIPDNIDAEIVNSNISLANVNLSSLLLTNEEFRQIIDNDSRSEDNTSFHSAKMDNDERVKFMLGYDSDHESPADSGVSTENTSLDRSPDTDQNKIKDNHFMEQNRVLNSEVDKDAKSNLESSFDISGEVTVNINYKEQDNQKNEAGSSQIVIDRLNGESSNENNTQEEFRTIEEVITELRRQRLSDMNITSIEERTETPNSSQTSVRKKRKSGGKSKKKKWSPSMVILDNRTTQAQNSPLRLNLDHFVDESGTSCGTSECADDEQIALALQAQELAARHQARAKFKSSEDLIHRLFVCIAGVADHTGSSFDSVYSAEEVYADSNSDTPSENSRTARRNTVNSATIEETSPSEGRRKSVESNGNLQASVSTGDLTLSGRTRRAEGAGVGAGAGGGGAAGVGVGVGGGVGVERAPEWVPDIAAPACMRCAASFTAFRRRHHCRNCGKVFCASCSSNSIPLPRYGQMKPVRVCEECFQCLARACRRHTYR from the exons GATCGTGTATTGAACATCACAAGCCAGATTATGGACCAAGTGCTGGGAGACGAGCGCGTGGCGCGCGGCTTCCGTGTCAAATTCCCAGAGGACGTCCTGCAGGATAATCTTGCGGGGCAACTCTGGTTTGGCGCAGAG TGCCTAGCCGCCGGATCATCAATACTGAACCGCGAAGAGGAGTCGGCCGCGATGCGCCCTCTCGCCAAGGCGCTCACGCGCAGCCTCGAGACGGTGCGCTCGTTGCTACGCGAACAGTGCCTCAGGCCGCGAGGGCTCGCCCTGCAGGACCATGACGATATGCTGCACGAGAGCTTGCGGATATTCGATAG ACTGTTCGCCGAGTTCGAGCTGTGCTACGTGAGCGCGATGGTGAACGTGAAGACGCCGCACGAGTTCGAAGCGCAGCAGCTGATATGCGTGCTGTTCTCCGAGAGCTTGAGGCGGGCGCTCAAGCACAATCTGCTGACGCAGGAGCag GTGGACTCATACGATCCCGCGTTGATGTTCGCAGTGCCCCGCCTAGCCATAGTTAGCGGTTTGCTGATATATTCCAGTGGACCGCTGTCTATCGATAAACCGCCTg AGGAAATGTCGGACATGTTCCGGCCGTTCCGCACGCTGCTGCACAAGATCCGCTCGCTGCTGTGGACGCTGGAGCGGCGCGAGCTGGCCGCGCTCGAGCGGCTGCTCTGCACCAGCGGGGACCTcgccgcgctcgccgcgcTCGACCTGCCGCCCG TGGAAGACTCATCAGCCGATTCGTGTTATCCGGATATTGGTGAATTTGTATCGAAATTCTACGCGGATCACGCTCATTGTAAAGAATTATACACACAGAA TTCCAGCGAACCGACAATAACAGACGCTGACTACTTGCCAGACAATATAGAAGTAATGACACCGATCATAGATGGACTCAGGCGTCTCAACGAGGACATAGACGACGCCTCCGAGCACGACGACAGagacaaacacacagacacagCAAGCACAGACACGTTCCAAACGAACGAGAGCATAGACAGAAGTAGGAAAATCAGCAGAGCCGAAACTGACCTGTCCTCACTGAGGAATCTCTCAACCAACGGCCTCATGATGTTCGATCCGCTCGTCATCAACGCCGTCGCAGCGTCCACGTCGAACGAGACGCCCAGACAGATACCGGACCAGGAACTAGTCACGTCGCTAAACGAACAAGTCACAGAAATAGCCGATCGTCTATCCTCGATAGTTAGCGAAGTCGACATTCTGGACCAGATGCATTCCTACTCTACCAACGATGTGCCCACCCTGACCGAAAGTTCCGAGGATTTCTTCCCGGGGCCCAGGAATGAGCAATTGAGCTGCATGCCCTCCACTAGTCACGGGTATTTGATCCCGAACGCGATCAGCCAAGAGCCGGTAGTACTGGCCTCGCTCTCGCAGAACAACTCCGCTGTCTTCAACCAAGACGACGCAAGCGAAATAGGAAACAATGATCTCCCACTCATAATACCAGACAATATAGACGCTGAAATTGTAAATAGTAACATTTCTCTAGCTAACGTTAATCTAAGTTCACTATTGCTCACTAACGAAGAATTTAGACAGATAATAGACAACGACAGTAGAAGCGAGGACAATACGAGCTTTCATTCCGCCAAAATGGACAACGATGAACGCGTTAAATTCATGCTAGGTTATGACAGCGACCACGAGTCGCCTGCCGATTCCGGAGTTAGCACGGAAAACACTAGCTTAGATAGATCTCCCGATACCGACCAGAATAAAATCAAAGACAATCATTTTATGGAACAAAACAGGGTATTAAACAGTGAGGTGGATAAGGACGCGAAAAGTAATCTAGAAAGTTCTTTCGATATATCCGGAGAGGTgactgtaaatattaattataaggaGCAGGATAATCAGAAGAACGAGGCTGGCTCATCACAAATAGTTATAGATAGGCTTAACGGCGAGAGTTCCAATGAGAATAATACACAGGAAGAATTTAGGACGATAGAGGAAGTTATCACTGAGTTGAGGAGACAAAGACTGTCTGATATGAATATAACGTCGATAGAAGAGCGGACAGAGACGCCGAACTCGTCGCAGACTAGTGTCAGAAAGAAAAGGAAGAGTGGGGGGAAGAGTAAGAAGAAAAAATGGTCGCCCAGTATGGTGATACTGGACAATAGGACAACGCAAGCGCAGAATAGCCCGCTAAGGTTGAATTTGGACCATTTCGTTGACGAGAG cGGTACGTCGTGCGGCACGTCTGAGTGTGCGGACGACGAGCAGATTGCGTTGGCGCTACAAGCTCAAGAGTTAGCCGCGAGGCATCAGGCCAGAGCGAAATTCAA ATCGAGCGAGGACCTCATCCACCGGCTGTTCGTGTGCATCGCGGGCGTGGCCGACCA TACAGGCAGTTCGTTCGACAGCGTGTATTCAGCTGAGGAAGTGTACGCGGACAGCAACTCGGACACGCCGTCGGAAAACAGCCGCACGGCCAGACGCAACACGGTCAACTCGGCGACTATAGAAGAGACGTCACCCAGCGAGGGTAGACGGAAATCTGTCGAGAGCAATGGGAATCTGCAAGCCTCCGTGTCCACTGGCGATCTCACTTTGAG CGGGCGTACGCGTCGCGCGGAGGGCGCGGGCgtgggcgcgggcgcgggcgggggCGGGGCGGCGGGCGTGGGCGTGGGCGTGGGCGGGGGCGTGGGCGTGGAGCGCGCGCCCGAATGGGTGCCGGACATCGCGGCGCCGGCCTGCATGCGCTGCGCCGCCAGCTTCACCGCCTTCCGCCGCCGCCACCACTGCCGGAACTGCG GCAAAGTGTTCTGCGCGTCGTGCAGCTCGAACTCCATACCGCTGCCGCGCTACGGCCAGATGAAGCCGGTGCGCGTGTGCGAGGAGTGCTTCCAGTGCTTGGCGCGCGCTTGCAGGCGGCACACGTATCGGTAA
- the LOC119837909 gene encoding uncharacterized protein LOC119837909: protein MAQIFCSCLVGALVLLTCCFSERRIKDGVALSSQKRYVVYLTKAPLSPQKYDAWICGGALVTPWFVVTSAACVEDVRHMYVVAGYDKYVKPNNLNKDKCTRSKKKKVVFTCVPKTYNLDYAKIEKWSSIDIAVVKVESAFSLSDETYNTDCSYVPATIAINYDPKYQEAGIDAIVMGWGHLTKWRSPKEREDWNQENLRYASTRLYDKERCKEHYSAEMEQIIDKYMICTYAAGNLDDNGEIIERPELVADGCVYKKVLIDGVEYLQCAKDPNESSDDTRRNLKNITDIGNYTYFRRNGICQNDHGGPLVTWVGTHEVLIGVASVFRVKSNLECDGPYLFTSTQCNGVFLDCVLNLSGKGSRRQCNLSPQERGFDIVERKISWINHPDGPAENERIEKIRLRPQIPIGVYG from the exons atggctCAGATATTCTGTTCCTGCTTAGTTGGTGCATTGGTTTTATTGACTT GTTGCTTCTCTGAAAGAAGAATTAAGGATGGGGTTGCACTTAGCAGCCAAAAGAGATACGTG GTGTACCTCACCAAAGCGCCTCTATCCCCACAAAAGTACGACGCATGGATCTGCGGAGGCGCACTAGTTACCCCCTGGTTTGTGGTCACCTCAGCTGCTTGCGTTGAGGATGTCCGCCATATGTATGTGGTGGCTGGATACGATAAATATGTGAAACCGAACAATCTCAATAAGGATAAATGCACTCGGTCGAAGAAGAAAAAAGTGGTCTTTACCTGTGTACCTAAAA CGTACAATTTGGACTACGCAAAAATCGAAAAGTGGTCGTCCATCGATATAGCCGTCGTCAAAGTGGAATCAGCCTTCAGTCTTTCAGACGAAACGTATAACACGGACTGTTCTTATGTACCCGCAACTATAGCAATTAATTATGACCCCAAATACCAAGAAGCAGGGATCGACGCGATTGTAATGGGCTGGGGACATTTGACCAAATGGCGTTCG CCAAAAGAGCGTGAAGACTGGAATCAAGAAAACCTGCGATATGCATCCACGCGACTTTACGATAAGGAAAGGTGTAAGGAACATTATTCGGCAGAAATGGAGCAGATTATAGACAAATACATGATCTGTACATACGCGGCGGGTAATTTGGATGATAATGGAGAAATCATTGAGAGGCCAGAGCTGGTTGCTGATGGGTGTGTGTATAAAAAGGTTCTGATTGACGGTGTG GAATATCTACAGTGCGCTAAGGATCCGAATGAAAGCTCCGATGATACGAgaaggaatttaaaaaatatcaccgATATAGGAAACTATACTTATTTTAGACGAAATGGGATTTGTCAG AACGACCACGGAGGCCCGTTGGTCACTTGGGTGGGGACGCATGAAGTGCTCATCGGTGTAGCATCGGTATTCCGAGTGAAGTCTAATTTGGAGTGCGATGGACCATACCTCTTCACCAGTACTCAGTGTAATGGCGTGTTTTTGGATTGCGTGTTGAATCTATCAGG AAAAGGTTCAAGAAGGCAATGTAATTTATCACCACAAGAAAGAGGTTTCGATATTGTCGAAAGAAAAATATCCTGGATAAACCATCCTGACGG aCCAGCGGAAAATGAAAGAATAGAGAAGATTAGGCTGCGACCGCAAATACCGATTGGAGTTTATGGTTGA